One stretch of Podospora bellae-mahoneyi strain CBS 112042 chromosome 2, whole genome shotgun sequence DNA includes these proteins:
- a CDS encoding hypothetical protein (COG:S; EggNog:ENOG503P2IF), which produces MIDIQSSSKPEGVPNLRNGGIWVDEKNGVLYTGFAGTEPFFGDGALCSQGLWSFVPNGSGGGDWRNLNDTADPGFVNLPRPYKGQTSSGDGRGFFLGGVISNETGQETTLSSLDTYDFATNKLTNQTVSGVFTRGLERYGGMIYVPNFGNRGILINVGGEQGGRGRVETDELISFRRVQVYDPESQTWFEQKTSGNTPQPRKQFCIAGLASNNHTYEVLVYAGWEGQYGSSSLSYDSAFVLTLPGFHWVKANYPSHNPRHGLTCNPVGGSQVLIIGGVDTTQQADSSGAQQQRQQRNGSSDNISDYISAFSTPDPFHRGLAIFDMHAMGWNTSYTANPAVYAPAPEVQDYYNTRGLKPEAGFASPELEHIFSIARFDNNPDESPASYARGSNTAAIAGGVVGGVVVLAAVFGLFLFFRRRHKKQSLPSTVVGQSISSHTAYDKPATLSSLHWQELAVINNEQPHPELPVEGHEQPHPELPVTGHERPRIELPPEVKPEKQQEAVPAPPAEPEPVELHGDSLVLSELSPRSQDIMKNFKFPTEHIQKPLSRTKSL; this is translated from the exons ATGATCGACATACAATCGTCTTCCAAGCCGGAAGGTGTCCCGAACTTGCGAAACGGTGGCATCTGGGTCGACGAGAAGAATGGAGTTCTATACACGGGGTTTGCCGGGACAGAGCCCTTCTTCGGTGATGGAGCGCTCTGCTCACAGGGCCTGTGGTCATTCGTTCCAAATGGATCAGGCGGGGGTGACTGGAGAAATTTGAACGATACTGCTGACCCCGGTTTTGTGAACCTCCCACGGCCCTACAAAGGGCAAACAAGCAGTGGCGATGGCCGGGGGTTCTTTCTCGGCG GCGTCATCAGCAATGAGACAGGCCAGGAGACCACCCTCAGCAGCCTCGACACCTACGATTTTGCCACCAACAAACTCACAAATCAGACGGTGTCTGGCGTGTTTACTCGGGGATTGGAACGGTATGGAGGCATGATCTACGTGCCCAACTTTGGAAATCGCGGAATCTTGATCAATGTAGGCGGCGAGcaaggtggacgaggacgagtcGAGACCGACGAGTTGATATCTTTTCGGCGAGTTCAGGTATACGACCCAGAGAGTCAGACATGGTTTGAACAAAAGACGAGCGGCAATACTCCCCAACCTCGTAAGCAATTCTGCATTGCCGGCCTGGCATCCAACAATCATACTTATGAGGTACTGGTCTACGCGGGCTGGGAAGGGCAGTATgggtcgtcgtcgctgtccTATGACAGTGCCTTTGTGCTTACGCTTCCTGGATTTCATTGGGTCAAAGCAAACTATCCGTCACATAACCCACGACACGGCCTGACCTGCAACCCTGTTGGCGGAAGTCAAGTCTTGATTAtcggtggtgttgacacAACACAACAAGCTGACAGCTCAGGcgcacaacaacaacgccagCAGCGGAACGGTTCCTCAGATAACATATCCGATTACATTAGTGCTTTCAGCACCCCTGATCCTTTCCACCGAGGATTGGCGATATTTGACATGCATGCCATGGGTTGGAACACCTCGTATACAGCGAATCCTGCCGTTTATGCGCCCGCTCCAGAAGTTCAGGATTACTACAATACCAG GGGCCTCAAGCCAGAAGCAGGCTTCGCCTCACCGGAACTCGAACACATATTCTCTATCGCCCGTTTCGACAACAACCCAGACGAGAGCCCAGCCAGCTACGCACGCGGAAGTAATACAGCTGCCATTGCGGGAGGGGTAGTCGGAGGCGTTGTCGTACTAGCCGCAGTATTCGGGTTATTTCTGTTCTTCAGACGCAGACACAAGAAACAGTCACTGCCATCCACGGTTGTGGGTCAATCTATCAGTTCTCACACGGCCTACGACAAGCCCGCGACGTTGTCGTCACTGCATTGGCAGGAGCTGGCAGTGATTAATAATGAGCAGCCACATCCTGAGTTGCCAGTGGAGGGTCATGAACAGCCCCATCCAGAACTACCTGTGACTGGACACGAGAGGCCCCGGATTGAGCTACCACCGGAGGTGAAACCtgagaagcagcaggaggcggttccagcaccaccagcagagCCGGAGCCTGTGGAATTGCATGGGGACAGTCTGGTCCTGAGCGAGTTGTCTCCTAGGTCGCAGGATATCATGAAGAACTTCAAGTTCCCGACTGAGCATATACAGAAGCCACTTTCTCGGACAAAGAGTTTGTGA